The proteins below come from a single Microtus pennsylvanicus isolate mMicPen1 chromosome 13, mMicPen1.hap1, whole genome shotgun sequence genomic window:
- the Stk40 gene encoding serine/threonine-protein kinase 40: protein MKRRASDRGAGETSAKAKALGNGIAGNNAKRAGPFVLGPRLGNSPVPSIVQCLARKDGTDDFYQLKILTLEERGEQGLESQEERQGKMLLHTEYSLLSLLHTQDGVVHHHGLFQDRTCEAVEDTESGRMVRKMKKRICLVLDCLCAHDFSDKTADLINLQHYVIKEKRLSERETVVIFYDVVRVVEALHQKNIVHRDLKLGNMVLNKRTHRITITNFCLGKHLVSEGDLLKDQRGSPAYISPDVLSGRPYRGKPSDMWALGVVLFTMLYGQFPFYDSIPQELFRKIKAAEYTIPEDGRVSENTVCLIRKLLVLDPQQRLAAADVLEALSAIIASWQSLSSLSGPLQVVPDIDDQMSNSDSSQEAKVTEECSQYEFENYMRQQLLLAEEKSSIHEARAWVPKRQFGSMPPVRRLGHDAQPMTSLDTAILAQRYLRK, encoded by the exons ATGAAGCGGAGAGCGTCAGACAGAGGAGCTGGGGAAACGTCGGCCAAGGCCAAGGCTCTAGGGAATGGCATTGCTGGGAATAATGCCAAGAGAGCAGGGCCGTTTGTCCTGG GTCCCCGTCTGGGCAACTCACCGGTACCGAGCATTGTGCAGTGTTTGGCGAGGAAAGACGGCACAGATGACTTCTATCAGTTGAAG ATCCTAACCCttgaggagagaggagagcaaggACTAGAGAGCCAAGAGGAAAGGCAGGGCAAGATGCTGCTGCACACCGAGTACTCGCTGCTCTCCCTGCTGCACACACAGGACGGCGTGGTCCATCACCATGGGCTCTTCCAG gaCCGCACCTGTGAAGCAGTCGAGGACACAGAGTCTGGTCGGATggtgaggaagatgaagaaacGCATCTGCCTCGTCCTGGACTGCCTCTGTGCACACGACTTCAGCGACAAGACTGCTGACCTCATCAACCTGCAGCACTATGTCATCAAGGAGAAGAGGCTCAGCGAGCGGGAGACCGTGGTCATTTTCTACGATGTGGTTCGTGTGGTGGAAGCCCTGCACCAG AAGAACATCGTGCACAGAGACCTGAAGCTTGGGAACATGGTGCTCAATAAAAG GACCCATCGGATAACTATCACCAACTTCTGCCTTGGGAAACATCTTGTGAGTGAGGGGGACCTGCTGAAGGACCAGAGGGGGAGCCCTGCCTACATCAGTCCTGATGTACTCAGTG GCCGGCCATACCGGGGCAAGCCTAGTGACATGTGGGCCCTGGGTGTGGTTCTCTTCACCATGCTCTATGGACAGTTCCCCTTCTACGACAGCATCCCACAGGAGCTCTTCCGCAAGATCAAGGCTGCTGAATACACCATCCCCGA GGATGGAAGGGTCTCTGAGAACACAGTGTGTCTTATCCGGAAACTGCTGGTCCTCGACCCCCAGCAACGCCTGGCTGCTGCTGATGTCCTGGAGGCACTCAGTGCCATCATTGCGTCTTG GCAGTCCCTGTCCTCTCTGAGTGGGCCTTTGCAAGTGGTTCCTGATATTGACGACCAAATGAGCAACTCTGATAGCTCCCAGGAG GCAAAAGTAACAGAGGAATGCTCCCAGTACGAGTTTGAGAACTACATGCGACAGCAGCTGCTGCTTGCTGAAGAGAAGAGCTCCATCCACGAGGCCCGGGCGTGGGTGCCCAAGCGGCAGTTCGGTAGCATGCCACCAGTGCGACGGCTGGGCCACGATGCACAGCCCATGACCTCCTTGGACACAGCCATCCTGGCACAACGCTATCTGCGGAAATAG
- the Eva1b gene encoding protein eva-1 homolog B — translation MDAPRRDMELLSNSLAAYAHIRANPESFGLYFVLGVCFGLLLTLCLLVISISCAPRSRPRTPAPRRDPRSSTLEPEDEDDEDEDTMTRLGPDDTLPGQELSTEPEGPLSVNVFTSAEELERAQRLEERERILREIWRTGQPDLLGTGTLGPGATATGTLGRMHYY, via the exons ATGGATGCCCCAAGGAGGGATATGGAGCTACTCAGCAACAGCCTGGCGGCCTATGCACACATCCGAG CTAACCCCGAGAGCTTCGGTCTCTACTTCGTGCTGGGCGTCTGCTTCGGCCTGCTGCTGACCCTGTGCCTACTAGTCATCAGCATCTCCTGCGCGCCTCGCTCGCGGCCCCGGACCCCTGCTCCGCGCCGGGACCCTCGCAGCAGCACCCTAGAGCCCGAAGATGAGGACGACGAGGATGAAGACACCATGACGAGGCTGGGCCCGGATGACACTCTCCCGGGCCAGGAGCTGTCCACTGAGCCCGAGGGACCCCTTAGTGTCAATGTCTTCACGTCCGCAGAAGAGCTAGAGCGGGCACAGCGGCTGGAGGAGCGTGAGCGAATCCTGCGGGAAATCTGGCGCACTGGGCAGCCAGACCTGCTGGGCACCGGTACGCTCGGGCCCGGAGCCACGGCCACAGGCACACTGGGCCGTATGCACTATTATTGA